The proteins below come from a single Mytilus edulis chromosome 5, xbMytEdul2.2, whole genome shotgun sequence genomic window:
- the LOC139523456 gene encoding uncharacterized protein, translated as MACPEAWIKLQPVIKIVFLSTIIAFCSLILGFATPVWVSASGAIPIQFIDREGTHAGSVGMDHMGLWQACGGGIGCINLVHDIPGFLVASRVFACFSLIASFVGIAMVFWFACVSKTDNGRLLMLSMIMSFVTGALIIITVAIFGGEVKSHLSFSFAMMCIAAIVYTVNGVLFLVYIGTGRR; from the exons ATGGCATGTCCTGAAGCATGGATAAAACTGCAACCAGTGATTAAGATCGTGTTTTTGTCAACAATTATTGCTTTCTGTTCATTAATTCTCGGATTTGCAACACCAGTATGGGTGTCTGCGAGTGGTGCCATTCCTATTCAATTCATTGATCGGGAAGGAACGCATGCGGGAAGTGTCGGTATGGATCATATGGGTTTGTGGCAAGCCTGTGGTGGTGGCATCGGGTGTATAAATTTGGTACATGACATCCCAG gatttTTAGTAGCTTCCAGAGTATTTGCATGTTTCAGCCTAATTGCATCGTTTGTTGGCATCGCTATGGTGTTTTGGTTTGCATGTGTATCTAAAACTGATAATGGACGACTTCTCATGCTGTCGATGATAATGTCTTTTGTTACTG GAGCATTGATAATAATTACTGTTGCCATATTTGGAGGAGAAGTAAAAAGTCATCTGAGTTTTTCTTTTGCGATGATGTGCATTGCCGCCATTGTGTATACTGTAAATGGCGTACTGTTTCTTGTGTACATTGGAACCGGAAGGAGATGA